One Rhizobiales bacterium GAS188 DNA window includes the following coding sequences:
- a CDS encoding ring-1,2-phenylacetyl-CoA epoxidase subunit PaaE, with the protein MRTPRFHRLTVTDLRRETAGAVSIAFAVPPALADAYAFEPGQYLTLRTTIGGEDARRSYSICSGLDDGELRVAVKEVDGGLFSGFANAAIKTGDAIDVMTPIGRFTVPLDPQTERVYLAVASGSGITPVMSHIKSVLTREPKSGFLLIYGNRSSRDIIFKEVLEDLKDRYLGRLAVHHVLSREAQDIPLLHGRLDAEKIRSLVRASLPRQEIDHAFLCGPQGVIEAARAALAELDVPTERIHVELFTPDLPVTPSRSPQSRPGGRASGTQAAIATATVTLDGTTHVIPVAAEESVIDAGLRAGLELPFSCKGGMCCTCRAKLVSGTVDMMQNYSLEPWEMEQGFVLACQSRPTSPAVTLDFDQL; encoded by the coding sequence GTGAGAACACCGCGTTTCCACCGCCTCACGGTCACCGATCTGCGCCGCGAGACAGCCGGCGCGGTATCGATCGCCTTTGCGGTGCCGCCAGCCCTCGCCGACGCCTATGCGTTTGAGCCGGGCCAATATTTGACGCTGCGCACGACCATCGGCGGCGAGGATGCGCGGCGTTCCTATTCGATCTGTTCGGGACTGGACGATGGCGAGTTGAGGGTCGCGGTCAAGGAAGTCGATGGCGGGCTGTTTTCGGGTTTCGCCAATGCGGCGATCAAGACAGGCGACGCCATCGACGTGATGACCCCGATCGGCCGCTTCACCGTGCCGCTCGATCCGCAGACCGAGCGCGTCTATCTCGCCGTCGCTTCCGGATCCGGCATCACGCCGGTGATGTCGCACATCAAATCCGTGCTGACGCGCGAGCCGAAGAGCGGCTTCCTGCTGATCTACGGCAACCGCTCCTCTCGTGACATCATCTTCAAGGAGGTGCTCGAGGATTTGAAGGATCGCTATCTCGGCCGGCTCGCCGTGCACCATGTGCTGTCGCGCGAGGCGCAAGACATCCCGCTGCTGCATGGGCGCCTCGATGCCGAAAAGATCAGGAGCCTGGTCCGGGCAAGCCTGCCGAGGCAGGAGATCGACCATGCCTTCCTCTGTGGTCCGCAGGGCGTGATCGAGGCCGCAAGGGCGGCGCTGGCCGAGCTCGACGTGCCGACGGAGCGCATCCATGTCGAGCTGTTCACGCCGGATCTGCCCGTCACCCCGTCTCGATCGCCGCAATCCCGACCGGGCGGGCGCGCAAGCGGCACGCAAGCCGCGATCGCGACGGCGACAGTGACGCTCGACGGCACGACGCATGTCATTCCGGTCGCCGCCGAGGAAAGCGTGATCGATGCGGGATTGCGGGCCGGTCTGGAGCTGCCCTTCTCCTGCAAGGGCGGCATGTGCTGCACCTGCCGCGCCAAGCTCGTCTCGGGCACGGTGGACATGATGCAGAATTATTCGCTCGAGCCCTGGGAGATGGAGCAGGGCTTCGTCCTTGCCTGCCAGTCGCGCCCGACATCGCCGGCCGTGACCTTGGACTTCGACCAATTGTGA
- a CDS encoding ring-1,2-phenylacetyl-CoA epoxidase subunit PaaC, with amino-acid sequence MQVIESPNQARMTDNPLFLYSLRLADTALINGHRLSEWCGHAPVLEEELALANIALDLIGQSRPLYAYAGEVEGKGRDEDQLAYLRDVASYRNLLMVERPNGDFAVTILRQLLMSAFMHPFWEATTRSSDSTLAAIAAKAVKEVAYHLRHCGEWVVRLGDGTEESHRRMEEALDELWSYTGELFETDAVDQALIASGVAVDPATLKPSFDATLDRWLVDATLKRPGDGWMQTGGRQGRHSEHLGHVLAELQYLQRTYPGATW; translated from the coding sequence ATGCAGGTCATCGAGAGCCCCAATCAAGCGCGCATGACCGACAACCCCCTCTTCCTCTATAGCTTACGCCTTGCCGACACGGCGCTCATCAACGGGCATCGCCTGTCCGAATGGTGCGGCCATGCGCCCGTGCTCGAGGAGGAGCTGGCGCTGGCCAATATCGCGCTCGACCTGATCGGGCAGTCCCGCCCTCTCTACGCCTATGCGGGCGAAGTCGAGGGCAAGGGGCGCGACGAGGATCAGCTCGCCTATCTGCGCGACGTCGCGTCCTACCGCAATCTGCTGATGGTCGAGCGTCCCAATGGCGATTTCGCCGTGACCATCCTGCGCCAATTGCTGATGTCGGCCTTCATGCACCCTTTTTGGGAGGCAACGACCCGTTCGAGCGATTCGACGCTCGCCGCGATCGCGGCAAAAGCCGTGAAGGAAGTCGCCTACCATCTGCGCCATTGCGGCGAATGGGTGGTGCGGCTCGGAGACGGTACCGAAGAGAGCCATCGCCGCATGGAGGAGGCGCTCGACGAGCTATGGTCCTATACGGGTGAGCTGTTCGAGACCGACGCCGTCGATCAGGCCCTGATCGCGTCCGGGGTCGCGGTCGACCCGGCGACGCTGAAGCCCAGCTTCGACGCGACGCTTGATCGCTGGCTCGTAGACGCCACATTGAAGCGACCGGGGGATGGCTGGATGCAGACCGGCGGGCGCCAGGGGCGCCATTCCGAGCATCTCGGCCATGTGCTCGCCGAGCTGCAATATCTGCAAAGGACCTATCCGGGCGCCACATGGTAA
- a CDS encoding cysteine synthase A, with the protein MTIHQNVLETIGNTPLIKLKRASEMTGCTILGKAEFMNPGQSVKDRAALFIIKDAMARGTLKPGGVVVEGTAGNTGIGLALVGNALGLRCVIVIPDTQSQEKKDMLRLAGAELIEVPAVGYANPNNYVKVSGRVAEKLAKSEPNGAIWANQFDNVANRQAHIETTGPEIWEQTGGKVDGFICAVGTGGTLAGVGMALKERNKDIKIGLADPMGAALYSYYTTGELKASGTSITEGIGQGRITKNVEGMPVDAAFQIPDEEAVPIIFDLLEHEGLCLGGSSGINVAGAIRLAKQLGPGRTIVTVLADYGNRYQSKLFNPDFLRSMGLPTPAWLERKGGVEPDFA; encoded by the coding sequence ATGACCATCCACCAGAACGTTCTCGAAACGATCGGCAACACGCCGCTGATCAAACTGAAGCGCGCCTCCGAGATGACCGGATGCACCATCCTCGGCAAGGCCGAGTTCATGAATCCCGGCCAATCGGTGAAGGACCGGGCGGCGCTGTTCATCATCAAGGACGCCATGGCGCGCGGCACGCTGAAGCCGGGCGGCGTCGTGGTCGAGGGCACGGCCGGCAATACCGGCATCGGCCTTGCCCTCGTCGGCAATGCGCTCGGCCTGCGCTGCGTCATCGTCATTCCCGATACGCAGTCGCAGGAGAAGAAGGACATGCTGCGGCTCGCCGGCGCCGAGCTCATCGAAGTTCCGGCGGTCGGCTACGCCAATCCGAACAATTACGTGAAGGTGTCGGGGCGGGTTGCCGAGAAGCTCGCCAAGAGCGAGCCGAACGGCGCCATCTGGGCGAACCAATTCGATAATGTCGCCAATCGCCAAGCCCATATCGAGACGACCGGCCCCGAAATCTGGGAACAGACCGGCGGCAAGGTCGACGGCTTCATCTGCGCCGTCGGCACTGGCGGCACCTTGGCCGGCGTCGGCATGGCGCTCAAGGAGCGCAACAAGGACATCAAGATCGGGCTTGCCGATCCGATGGGGGCTGCGCTCTACAGCTATTACACGACGGGCGAGCTGAAGGCCTCGGGCACCTCCATCACCGAGGGCATCGGCCAAGGGCGCATCACCAAGAATGTCGAGGGCATGCCGGTCGACGCCGCCTTCCAGATCCCGGACGAGGAAGCCGTTCCCATCATCTTTGACCTGCTCGAGCATGAGGGGCTGTGCCTCGGCGGCTCATCAGGCATCAATGTCGCCGGCGCCATCCGCCTCGCCAAGCAGCTCGGGCCCGGGCGCACCATCGTCACGGTGCTGGCCGATTACGGCAACCGCTACCAGTCGAAGCTGTTCAACCCCGACTTCCTGCGCTCCATGGGGCTGCCGACCCCCGCCTGGCTGGAGCGCAAGGGTGGGGTCGAGCCGGATTTCGCCTGA
- a CDS encoding ring-1,2-phenylacetyl-CoA epoxidase subunit PaaD: MVTAILDKDGVAPHLKAEHLKAEAGLEARQRLERAHAALAAVVDPEIPVLTIADLGILREVRIDGDEVEAVITPTYSGCPAMNMIAVEADLALEKAGFSRRKITLSLAPAWTTDWMSAEGREKLRAYGIAPPPAASSRAALFAEQVFACPRCASEDVERISEFGSTSCKALWRCKACREPFDLFKCI, translated from the coding sequence ATGGTAACGGCGATACTCGACAAGGATGGCGTTGCGCCGCACTTGAAGGCTGAGCACTTGAAGGCTGAAGCCGGCCTCGAGGCACGCCAGAGGCTGGAGCGCGCCCATGCGGCGCTCGCGGCAGTCGTCGATCCCGAAATTCCGGTCCTGACGATCGCCGATCTCGGCATATTGCGCGAGGTCAGGATCGATGGAGACGAGGTCGAGGCGGTGATCACGCCCACTTATTCGGGTTGCCCGGCGATGAACATGATCGCCGTCGAAGCGGATCTTGCCCTTGAAAAAGCGGGATTTTCCCGGCGCAAGATCACCTTGTCGCTGGCGCCTGCCTGGACGACGGACTGGATGAGCGCCGAGGGCCGCGAGAAGCTTCGCGCCTATGGCATCGCGCCTCCGCCCGCCGCATCGTCGCGCGCTGCGCTGTTCGCTGAGCAGGTCTTCGCCTGCCCTCGCTGCGCCTCCGAAGACGTTGAACGGATTTCTGAATTCGGCTCGACCTCATGCAAGGCGCTGTGGCGCTGCAAGGCCTGCCGCGAGCCTTTCGACCTTTTCAAATGTATTTGA
- a CDS encoding aspartyl/glutamyl-tRNA(Asn/Gln) amidotransferase subunit B: MNLPLDHKKLLKGATGDWEIVIGLEIHAQVTSEAKLFSGASTVFGGEPNSHVSFVDAAMPGMLPVINEECVRQAIRTGLGLRAKINPRSVFDRKNYFYPDLPQGYQISQYKSPIVGEGEVIVDMLDGSRFTVGVERLHLEQDAGKSLHDQHATMSYVDLNRSGVALMEIVSKPDLRTSEEAKAYVTKLRTILRYLGTCDGDMEKGNLRADVNVSVRRPGEPLGTRCEIKNVNSIRFIGQAIEAEARRQIGIIEDGGKIDQETRLFDPAKGETRAMRSKEEAHDYRYFPDPDLLPLEFDDAYVDELAARLPELPDAKRARFIADYGLSAYDASVLVAERMNADFFEEVAKGHDGKGRDGKAAANWVINELFGRLNKEGHEIDASPVSAAQLGAIIDLIGEGTISGKIAKDLFEIVWSEGGDPRALVESRGLKQVTDTGAIEAAVDAIIVANPDKVEQAKAKPTLIGWFVGQVMKSTGGKANPQAVNELLKRKLGI; the protein is encoded by the coding sequence ATGAACCTACCTCTTGACCACAAGAAGCTCCTGAAGGGCGCGACCGGCGATTGGGAGATCGTCATCGGCCTGGAGATCCATGCCCAGGTGACGAGCGAGGCGAAGCTGTTCTCCGGCGCCTCGACCGTCTTCGGCGGGGAGCCCAATTCGCATGTCTCCTTCGTCGACGCGGCCATGCCGGGCATGCTGCCCGTGATCAATGAGGAATGCGTGCGCCAGGCGATCCGCACCGGGCTCGGGCTGCGCGCCAAGATCAATCCGCGCAGCGTCTTCGACCGCAAGAACTATTTCTATCCGGACCTGCCGCAGGGCTACCAGATCAGCCAGTACAAATCACCGATCGTCGGCGAGGGCGAAGTGATCGTCGACATGCTGGATGGCAGCCGCTTCACGGTCGGCGTCGAGCGCCTGCATCTCGAGCAGGATGCCGGCAAATCCTTGCACGACCAGCACGCCACCATGAGCTATGTCGATCTCAACCGTTCGGGCGTGGCGCTGATGGAGATCGTGTCGAAGCCCGATCTGCGCACCTCCGAGGAGGCCAAGGCCTATGTGACGAAGCTGCGCACCATCCTGCGCTATCTCGGCACCTGTGACGGCGACATGGAGAAGGGCAATCTGCGCGCCGACGTCAACGTCTCGGTGCGCCGCCCGGGCGAGCCGCTCGGCACGCGTTGCGAGATCAAGAACGTCAACTCGATCCGTTTCATCGGCCAGGCGATCGAGGCCGAGGCGCGCCGCCAGATCGGCATCATCGAGGATGGCGGCAAGATCGATCAGGAGACGCGGCTCTTCGACCCTGCCAAGGGCGAGACGCGCGCCATGCGCTCCAAGGAGGAAGCGCATGATTACCGTTATTTCCCCGATCCCGACCTTCTGCCGCTCGAATTCGACGACGCCTATGTGGATGAGCTCGCAGCCCGCCTGCCGGAGCTGCCGGACGCCAAGCGGGCCCGCTTCATCGCCGATTACGGTCTGTCGGCCTATGACGCCTCGGTGCTGGTGGCGGAGCGCATGAACGCCGATTTTTTCGAGGAGGTCGCCAAAGGTCACGATGGCAAGGGCCGCGACGGCAAGGCCGCCGCCAATTGGGTGATCAACGAGTTGTTCGGCCGCCTCAACAAGGAGGGCCACGAGATCGACGCCTCTCCGGTCTCGGCGGCGCAGCTCGGCGCCATCATCGATCTGATCGGCGAGGGCACGATCTCCGGCAAGATCGCCAAGGATCTGTTCGAGATCGTCTGGAGCGAAGGCGGCGATCCGCGCGCGCTGGTCGAGAGCCGCGGCCTGAAGCAGGTGACCGATACCGGCGCCATCGAGGCCGCGGTCGATGCCATCATCGTAGCCAACCCTGACAAGGTCGAGCAGGCCAAGGCGAAGCCCACCCTGATCGGCTGGTTCGTCGGCCAGGTCATGAAATCGACGGGTGGCAAGGCCAACCCGCAGGCCGTCAACGAGCTCTTGAAGCGGAAGCTCGGCATATGA
- a CDS encoding transcriptional regulator, LysR family yields the protein MDWDRLRIFCAAAEVGSFTHAGDMLELSQSAVSRQIAALEEEVGVPLFHRHARGLILTEPGETLFRTALEMKLKIETARARLVDTREKPNGQLRITTTIGLGTYWLTPRLGEFLDGYPDIRVELLLIDEELDLAMRQADVAIRLRLPVQSDLVQRRLFTVHFHAYASNDYVKRRGAPKTPEELDAHRIVAFGGVGPTYLLETSVLPTLGREPRHPRVAALTVSNVSSVKRAVESGFGIGVLPDYIVDQTSNLVRVLTESEMPSLDTYFVYPEELRNVARIQVFRDFMIQKAQRWSH from the coding sequence GTGGACTGGGATCGATTGCGAATATTCTGCGCGGCCGCCGAGGTCGGCAGTTTCACCCATGCGGGCGACATGCTCGAGCTCAGCCAATCGGCTGTGAGCCGCCAGATCGCGGCGCTCGAGGAGGAGGTCGGCGTGCCGCTCTTCCATCGGCACGCGCGTGGCCTCATCCTGACCGAGCCGGGCGAGACCTTGTTCCGCACCGCGCTCGAGATGAAGCTCAAGATCGAGACCGCGAGGGCCCGTCTCGTCGACACGCGCGAGAAGCCGAACGGGCAATTGCGCATCACCACCACGATCGGGCTCGGCACCTATTGGCTGACGCCGCGACTTGGGGAGTTCCTCGACGGCTATCCGGATATCCGGGTCGAGCTCCTGCTGATCGACGAGGAGCTGGATTTGGCGATGCGCCAGGCCGATGTGGCGATCAGGTTGCGCTTGCCCGTGCAGTCGGATCTGGTGCAGCGGCGCCTGTTCACGGTGCATTTCCATGCCTATGCGTCAAACGACTATGTGAAGCGGCGCGGCGCCCCCAAGACACCCGAGGAGCTCGATGCGCATCGCATCGTCGCCTTCGGCGGCGTCGGCCCGACCTATCTGCTCGAGACGAGCGTTCTGCCCACTTTGGGCCGCGAGCCGCGCCACCCGCGCGTCGCGGCGCTGACGGTGAGCAACGTCTCGAGCGTCAAGCGTGCGGTCGAGAGCGGCTTCGGGATCGGCGTCCTGCCCGACTACATCGTGGACCAGACCTCCAATCTGGTGCGCGTGCTGACCGAGAGCGAGATGCCTTCGCTCGACACGTATTTCGTCTATCCGGAGGAATTGCGGAACGTGGCGCGCATCCAGGTCTTCCGCGACTTCATGATCCAGAAGGCGCAACGCTGGTCGCATTGA
- a CDS encoding uncharacterized domain 1-containing protein produces MTEMGAIDAQFAILAGRIRDRVEKQGFARLVGARLGELTPGGCTVSVERRPELLQQNGFFHGGVTAFLIDNATTIAAATLLREGQACLTAEYKLNLLAPATGSVLTCRARVVKPGRSVSVVAADVFSVADGKETQTATALASISILDAARLDPQLLTGGDEDI; encoded by the coding sequence ATGACGGAGATGGGCGCCATCGATGCGCAATTCGCCATTCTGGCCGGGCGCATCCGCGACCGCGTGGAGAAACAGGGTTTCGCCAGGCTGGTCGGCGCGAGGCTCGGCGAGCTGACGCCGGGAGGCTGCACGGTTTCGGTGGAGCGGCGCCCCGAGCTGTTGCAGCAGAACGGCTTCTTCCATGGCGGCGTGACGGCCTTCCTGATCGACAATGCGACCACAATCGCTGCCGCCACCTTGTTGCGCGAAGGCCAGGCGTGTCTCACGGCCGAATACAAGCTCAACCTTTTGGCGCCGGCGACCGGCAGCGTGCTCACCTGCCGGGCCCGCGTCGTGAAGCCCGGCCGCAGCGTCAGCGTCGTCGCGGCCGATGTGTTCAGCGTCGCCGACGGCAAGGAGACGCAGACCGCGACTGCGCTTGCCTCGATCTCGATACTCGACGCCGCACGGCTCGATCCGCAACTCCTGACCGGAGGGGATGAAGACATTTGA
- a CDS encoding lytic murein transglycosylase produces MRRMRSALSVAALALAGVLMAGAAFAAPCQGAGSFDSWLASLKQEAASQGVSARGLAALNGITPDPSVVSRDRGQGVFRQSFEQFSGRMVSKYRLSRGASLIRQYSATFNRIEQQFGVPAPVLVAIWGLETDFGAGNGNFATIRSLVTLAYDCRRSAMFHAELLDALRLVDRGDLSAGEMRGAWAGELGQTQFMPSSYLKFAVDYGGGRNLIRSVPDVLASTANYLKSYGWRRGQPWGPGTGNFAVIQQWNKSDVYSRTIAYFADRLAAETGQGRVEN; encoded by the coding sequence ATGAGACGGATGCGATCTGCACTATCGGTGGCGGCGCTGGCTCTCGCCGGCGTCTTGATGGCGGGGGCGGCCTTCGCCGCGCCCTGTCAGGGGGCCGGAAGCTTCGATAGCTGGCTCGCGAGCCTGAAGCAGGAAGCCGCGTCGCAAGGCGTTTCGGCGCGTGGCCTCGCAGCCTTGAACGGCATCACGCCCGATCCGTCGGTCGTGTCGAGAGATCGCGGCCAAGGCGTGTTCCGCCAGAGCTTCGAGCAGTTCTCGGGCCGCATGGTCAGCAAATACCGGCTGTCGCGCGGGGCGAGCCTCATCCGGCAATATTCCGCGACCTTCAATCGCATCGAGCAGCAATTCGGCGTTCCGGCGCCGGTCCTGGTGGCGATCTGGGGGCTGGAGACGGATTTTGGGGCCGGCAACGGCAATTTCGCCACCATCCGCTCGCTCGTCACGCTGGCCTATGATTGCCGCCGTTCGGCGATGTTCCACGCCGAGCTTCTCGACGCGCTGCGCCTCGTCGATCGCGGCGATCTGTCAGCTGGCGAGATGCGCGGCGCCTGGGCGGGCGAGCTCGGCCAGACGCAGTTCATGCCCTCCTCCTACCTGAAATTCGCGGTCGATTACGGCGGTGGGCGCAACCTGATCCGCAGCGTGCCCGACGTGCTCGCCTCGACGGCCAATTATCTGAAGAGCTATGGCTGGCGTCGCGGCCAGCCCTGGGGGCCGGGTACCGGCAATTTCGCCGTCATCCAGCAATGGAACAAGTCTGACGTCTATTCGCGCACCATCGCTTATTTCGCGGATCGGCTGGCGGCCGAGACCGGACAGGGCAGGGTCGAGAATTGA
- a CDS encoding LSU ribosomal protein L11P — protein sequence MAKKIAGYIKLQVPAGAANPSPPIGPALGQRGLNIMEFCKAFNAKTAQMEKGTPIPVVITAYQDRSFTFEMKLPPMSFYLKKAANIQGGSKTPGRGSAGQVTKAQIREIAQAKLPDLNCDSVDSAMAMVEGSARSMGLEVVG from the coding sequence ATGGCGAAGAAAATCGCAGGCTACATCAAGCTGCAAGTCCCGGCCGGCGCGGCCAACCCGTCGCCGCCGATCGGTCCCGCGCTGGGTCAGCGCGGCCTCAACATCATGGAATTCTGCAAGGCCTTCAACGCCAAGACCGCGCAGATGGAGAAGGGCACGCCCATCCCGGTCGTGATCACGGCCTATCAGGACCGTTCCTTCACTTTCGAGATGAAATTGCCGCCGATGTCCTTCTACCTGAAGAAGGCGGCGAACATCCAAGGCGGTTCCAAGACGCCGGGCCGCGGCTCGGCGGGCCAGGTCACCAAGGCGCAGATCCGCGAGATCGCGCAGGCAAAGCTGCCCGACCTGAATTGCGACAGCGTGGATTCGGCAATGGCCATGGTTGAGGGCTCGGCCCGCTCCATGGGCCTCGAAGTGGTGGGGTGA
- a CDS encoding thioredoxin reductase (NADPH), whose amino-acid sequence MPHYHTPLLIVGSGPAGYTAAIYGARALLKPILVSGIQEGGQMTITTDVENYPGFADVIQGPWLMEQMRAQAAHVGTKLVSDQIVSADLRSRPFRLKGDSGDTYTADALIIATGAQAKWLGLPSEERFKGFGVSACATCDGFFFRGKQVLVVGGGNSAVEEALYLSNIASKVTLVHRRDRFRAERILQERLFGRANVEILFEHVLDEVAGRTEPLAVTEVTLRQARSGAKTRLKVDGVFIAIGHTPAVELFKDQLRMTASGYIATEPGSTATSIPGVFAAGDVTDERYRQAVTAAGLGCMAALDAEKWLVATEQQRAAAE is encoded by the coding sequence GTGCCGCACTACCATACGCCTCTGTTGATCGTCGGATCCGGCCCGGCCGGATACACGGCGGCGATCTATGGCGCCCGGGCCCTGCTGAAGCCGATCCTGGTCTCGGGTATCCAGGAGGGCGGGCAGATGACCATCACGACCGACGTCGAGAATTATCCGGGCTTTGCCGATGTCATCCAGGGCCCTTGGCTCATGGAGCAGATGCGGGCGCAGGCCGCCCATGTCGGGACCAAGCTGGTTTCGGACCAGATCGTCTCGGCCGATCTGCGCAGCCGGCCCTTTCGCCTGAAAGGCGATTCGGGCGATACCTATACGGCCGATGCGCTGATCATCGCCACGGGAGCCCAGGCCAAATGGCTCGGCCTGCCCTCCGAGGAGCGATTCAAGGGATTCGGGGTGTCCGCCTGCGCCACTTGCGACGGGTTCTTCTTCCGCGGCAAGCAGGTCCTGGTCGTGGGCGGAGGCAATTCGGCGGTCGAGGAAGCGCTTTACCTCTCCAATATCGCCTCCAAGGTGACGCTGGTGCATCGCCGCGACAGGTTCAGGGCCGAGCGCATCCTCCAGGAACGCCTGTTCGGCCGCGCCAATGTCGAAATTCTCTTCGAGCATGTGCTGGACGAGGTCGCCGGCCGGACCGAACCCCTGGCGGTGACCGAGGTGACGTTGCGGCAAGCGCGCTCCGGCGCCAAGACCCGGCTGAAGGTCGATGGCGTCTTCATCGCCATCGGCCATACGCCCGCGGTCGAATTGTTCAAGGATCAGCTGCGGATGACGGCGTCGGGCTATATCGCGACCGAGCCTGGCTCGACCGCAACCAGCATTCCGGGCGTGTTCGCCGCAGGCGACGTGACGGATGAACGGTATCGGCAGGCGGTGACGGCGGCCGGGCTCGGCTGCATGGCCGCGCTCGATGCCGAGAAGTGGCTAGTGGCAACCGAACAACAAAGAGCGGCGGCTGAGTAG
- a CDS encoding LSU ribosomal protein L1P (manually curated) — protein sequence MSIGKRMKTAVEGIDRAKLYPLNEAVKLVKERSKAKFDETIEIAMNLGVDPRHADQMVRGVCQLPNGSGRTVRVAVFARAGKADEARAAGADIVGAEDLVEKINAGEINFDRCIATPDLMPLVGRLGKVLGPRGLMPNPRVGTVTPDVAGAVRAAKGGAVEFRVEKAGIVHGGVGKASFEADKLAQNIRAFADAVAKAKPTGAKGHYIQRIAISSTMGPGVKIDPATVMGAAGA from the coding sequence ATGAGCATTGGAAAGCGTATGAAGACCGCCGTCGAGGGCATCGACCGCGCCAAGCTCTACCCGCTCAACGAGGCCGTGAAGCTGGTCAAGGAGCGCTCCAAGGCGAAGTTCGACGAGACCATCGAGATCGCCATGAATCTCGGCGTCGACCCGCGTCATGCGGACCAGATGGTGCGTGGCGTCTGCCAGCTCCCGAACGGCTCGGGCCGGACGGTGCGGGTGGCGGTGTTCGCGCGCGCCGGCAAGGCCGATGAGGCGAGGGCGGCAGGCGCCGACATCGTTGGGGCCGAGGATCTGGTCGAGAAGATCAATGCGGGCGAGATCAATTTCGACCGCTGCATCGCGACGCCGGACCTGATGCCGCTCGTCGGGCGCCTCGGCAAGGTTTTGGGCCCGCGCGGCCTGATGCCCAATCCGAGGGTCGGCACGGTGACGCCGGATGTGGCGGGCGCCGTGCGCGCCGCCAAGGGCGGTGCCGTGGAGTTCCGCGTCGAGAAGGCCGGCATCGTGCATGGCGGCGTCGGCAAGGCATCCTTCGAGGCCGACAAGCTCGCCCAGAACATCCGGGCTTTCGCGGATGCGGTCGCCAAGGCGAAGCCGACGGGTGCCAAGGGCCACTATATCCAGCGCATCGCCATCTCCTCGACCATGGGCCCGGGCGTCAAGATCGACCCCGCGACCGTGATGGGGGCGGCCGGGGCGTAA
- a CDS encoding CHAD domain-containing protein, producing the protein MLDATRSALADPWLAAWAAEIPQIIEGLSNAFRAGRLTEPVVHKSRRELKKLRSLLRLAPASATDFADETREITGELRRRLGHTRDATVMLKTLSSLSGDLGEAATRIKPVLSAHHRIAAAALHRGSRRGDRDRIVRLGAIWRRRPTAGDVADLRRQAAKTYRRARKRATALRHGKEAALHPLRKAVVDHQNHLAFFAGADKGKIATRHKKVRRLRDQLGLCNDLEVLRDFVRTRADISGGDLIKLEEVLAKRHRLLVGKAVKLSATLFDDKPRGFAKLLRLETGKARDKPRSTDTDAGERPAGLEQ; encoded by the coding sequence ATGCTCGATGCGACCCGATCCGCGCTTGCCGATCCCTGGCTTGCCGCCTGGGCGGCCGAGATTCCGCAGATCATCGAAGGGCTGTCGAACGCTTTTCGCGCCGGCCGGCTGACCGAGCCGGTGGTGCATAAATCGCGGCGCGAGCTCAAGAAACTGCGTTCGCTGTTGCGCCTTGCGCCGGCCTCGGCGACCGATTTCGCCGATGAGACGCGCGAGATCACCGGGGAGCTGCGCCGCAGGCTCGGCCACACCCGCGATGCGACGGTGATGCTGAAGACGCTGAGTTCCCTCTCCGGCGATCTCGGTGAGGCGGCGACGCGCATCAAGCCCGTCCTTTCCGCCCATCATCGCATTGCCGCGGCTGCACTCCACAGAGGCTCGCGCCGAGGCGATCGCGACAGGATCGTGCGGCTCGGCGCGATCTGGCGCAGACGGCCGACCGCGGGCGATGTCGCCGATCTGCGTCGGCAGGCAGCCAAGACCTATCGCCGCGCACGCAAACGAGCGACGGCGCTGCGTCATGGCAAGGAGGCGGCGCTCCACCCTTTGCGCAAGGCTGTCGTCGACCACCAGAATCACCTGGCCTTCTTCGCGGGGGCCGACAAAGGCAAGATCGCTACCCGGCACAAGAAGGTCAGGCGCCTGCGGGACCAGCTCGGCCTCTGCAACGACCTCGAAGTGCTGCGCGATTTCGTGCGGACGCGCGCCGATATTTCGGGCGGAGACCTGATCAAGCTCGAGGAGGTATTGGCGAAGCGACATCGCCTTCTGGTGGGCAAGGCCGTCAAGCTTTCCGCGACCTTGTTCGACGACAAGCCGCGCGGCTTTGCCAAATTGCTGAGGCTGGAGACGGGGAAAGCCAGGGACAAGCCCCGGAGCACCGATACGGATGCCGGAGAGCGGCCGGCCGGGCTTGAACAATAG